One genomic window of Paraburkholderia acidiphila includes the following:
- a CDS encoding glycosyltransferase family protein: protein MSQSAQPDLLEAFEAHARAPEDTDLLMQICETLVKARRDEQMLPWADKGLALDPKHSGFIHARGRALRLRGRHAEAAANWLAHQSLPWSPLFCEARIGRDLYLSGETQRAIEYLETALSRYPADLSRDALRARKWLAEALLSQGDTRGFTHWLERNRGDSGNYRYAEVPMWNGQRDLRGERVLVTHQMGFGDQFLLFASVRQWREAGAEILLTCDHPIHAPVQASLPGCTVLGTARPLAVSAPLPLDALDTIKAFAPTLQATLLHLPLLAAVDSPRPQPYFDAYLRAPAAARERASTWSQALRARAPGKRLIGLFWDCAQQHATEISSKDRCWAGLRSVPLAQIERLTTHPALTQEVQFVSLHHPIAELANGTPRGAVSHYGPGIASFADTAACIEQLDAVLSVDAVAANLSAMLGKPTAVLANPTGEWRWGQTGARTPWMSAATVLRQTQMGEWHDVVSCAIGWLLRG, encoded by the coding sequence ATGTCCCAGTCCGCCCAACCAGACCTTCTCGAAGCCTTCGAGGCCCACGCGCGCGCGCCCGAAGATACCGATCTGCTCATGCAGATCTGTGAAACGCTGGTCAAGGCGCGGCGCGACGAGCAGATGCTGCCCTGGGCCGACAAAGGACTCGCGCTCGATCCCAAGCACAGCGGGTTCATCCACGCGCGAGGCCGCGCGTTGCGCCTGCGCGGGCGCCACGCCGAGGCGGCCGCCAACTGGCTCGCACATCAGTCGTTGCCGTGGAGCCCGCTTTTCTGCGAAGCGCGGATCGGACGCGACCTTTACCTGAGCGGCGAAACGCAGCGCGCCATCGAATACCTCGAAACCGCATTGAGCCGCTATCCGGCCGACCTTTCAAGGGACGCGCTAAGGGCGCGCAAGTGGCTGGCCGAAGCGTTGCTGAGCCAGGGCGACACGCGCGGGTTCACACACTGGCTCGAGCGCAATCGCGGCGACAGCGGCAACTATCGTTACGCCGAGGTGCCGATGTGGAACGGCCAACGCGACCTGCGCGGCGAGCGCGTGCTCGTGACGCACCAGATGGGCTTTGGCGACCAGTTCCTGTTGTTCGCATCCGTGCGCCAATGGCGTGAGGCGGGCGCCGAAATCCTGCTCACGTGCGACCACCCCATACACGCCCCCGTGCAAGCTTCCTTGCCTGGGTGCACCGTGCTTGGCACCGCGCGCCCGCTCGCGGTGAGCGCACCCTTGCCGCTTGATGCACTGGATACGATCAAGGCGTTCGCGCCGACGCTGCAAGCCACACTGCTCCATCTCCCGCTGCTCGCAGCCGTTGATTCGCCGCGGCCGCAACCCTATTTCGACGCTTATCTGCGCGCGCCCGCGGCAGCGCGCGAACGCGCGTCCACGTGGTCGCAAGCGCTGCGTGCGCGCGCGCCTGGCAAGCGGCTCATCGGCCTCTTTTGGGACTGCGCACAACAGCACGCCACGGAGATCAGCAGCAAGGACCGCTGCTGGGCCGGCTTGCGCAGCGTACCGCTCGCGCAAATCGAGCGCCTCACTACCCACCCCGCGCTCACGCAAGAGGTCCAGTTCGTCAGCCTGCACCATCCCATAGCCGAGCTGGCGAACGGCACGCCGCGTGGCGCCGTCAGCCACTACGGGCCCGGCATCGCGAGCTTTGCCGACACGGCGGCCTGCATCGAGCAGCTCGACGCCGTGCTGAGCGTGGACGCCGTCGCCGCAAACCTGAGCGCAATGCTGGGCAAACCCACCGCCGTGCTCGCCAACCCGACCGGCGAATGGCGCTGGGGGCAAACGGGCGCACGCACGCCGTGGATGAGCGCAGCGACGGTCCTGCGTCAGACGCAAATGGGCGAATGGCACGACGTCGTTTCGTGCGCCATCGGCTGGTTGCTTCGCGGCTAG
- a CDS encoding AMP-binding protein produces the protein MSETPQPDPASPVAACAQAAAAPRAAPAPPNTDGIWYASYPPGVPHEIGASQYASLTRFFDDCTARFGERVAYVSAGSPMTYAALARKATAFASWLQGAGVQPGERVAIMLPNTLQYPVALFGALKAGAVIVNVNPLYTVRELAHQLQDSGAQTIVVFENFAATLEAALPGTQVQRIVVTALGDLLGEGVNLKGRFINLMLRYVKKMVPPYHLPQAVRLLDALAQGARAPHAPVATRADDLAFLQYTGGTTGVAKGAMLTHGNVLANVQQAKAWVGNQLDAKAETVLTPLPLYHIYSLTINALIFLALGGRNILIANPRDVKRVVKVLRHETFSCISAVNTLYSALLDNAQFRQRDFSGLKLAMAGGMAMQKAVADRFRAVTGKSIVEGYGLTECSPIVSMNPVDVERAHASEAHPEGSIGLPAPSTQVRFRKDDGTWAGIGEAGELCVKGPQVMRGYWNRPDETAKVFADGWLTTGDIGVMDARGYIRLVDRKKDMILVSGFNVYPNEIEDVLAMHPGVREVAAIGVPDPVQGERVKVFVVKRDPTLTEDALIQFCRQQLTGYKVPRLVEFRESLPQSTIGKILRRQLRDEEIAKNAKQPQA, from the coding sequence ATGAGCGAAACGCCCCAGCCCGATCCGGCAAGCCCCGTGGCGGCTTGCGCACAGGCAGCGGCCGCGCCTCGGGCGGCCCCGGCCCCACCCAATACCGACGGCATCTGGTACGCCTCGTACCCTCCTGGCGTCCCACACGAAATTGGCGCAAGCCAGTACGCCTCGCTCACGCGCTTCTTCGACGACTGCACAGCGCGCTTTGGCGAACGCGTCGCCTACGTGAGCGCGGGCTCGCCGATGACCTACGCCGCGCTTGCCCGCAAGGCCACGGCGTTCGCGTCCTGGCTGCAAGGCGCAGGCGTGCAGCCGGGCGAGCGCGTCGCGATCATGCTGCCCAATACCTTGCAGTATCCGGTCGCCCTCTTCGGGGCACTCAAGGCGGGGGCCGTGATCGTCAACGTCAACCCGCTCTACACCGTGCGCGAGCTTGCGCACCAATTGCAGGACAGCGGCGCGCAGACCATCGTCGTGTTCGAGAATTTCGCGGCCACGCTCGAAGCGGCGCTGCCCGGCACGCAGGTGCAGCGCATCGTCGTGACGGCGCTTGGCGATTTGCTCGGCGAGGGCGTGAACCTCAAGGGCCGCTTCATCAACCTCATGCTGCGCTACGTGAAGAAGATGGTGCCGCCCTACCACCTGCCCCAGGCAGTGCGTCTTCTCGATGCACTCGCACAAGGCGCGCGTGCGCCCCACGCCCCGGTGGCGACCCGCGCCGACGATCTCGCGTTCCTCCAGTACACGGGCGGCACCACGGGCGTCGCGAAGGGTGCGATGCTCACGCACGGCAACGTGCTCGCGAACGTGCAGCAGGCGAAGGCGTGGGTCGGCAACCAGCTCGACGCCAAGGCCGAGACGGTGCTCACGCCGTTGCCGCTTTATCACATCTATTCGCTCACGATCAACGCGCTGATCTTCCTCGCGCTCGGCGGCCGCAACATCCTGATCGCCAATCCGCGCGACGTGAAACGCGTCGTGAAGGTGTTGCGGCACGAGACGTTCAGTTGCATCAGCGCGGTCAACACGCTCTATAGCGCCCTGCTCGATAACGCGCAGTTCCGCCAGCGCGACTTCTCGGGCCTCAAGCTCGCGATGGCGGGCGGCATGGCCATGCAGAAAGCCGTCGCGGACCGGTTCCGGGCCGTGACGGGCAAGTCAATCGTGGAAGGCTATGGGCTCACCGAATGCTCGCCGATCGTTTCGATGAATCCCGTCGATGTCGAGCGTGCGCACGCGAGCGAGGCGCATCCGGAAGGCTCGATCGGCCTGCCCGCGCCTTCCACGCAAGTACGCTTTCGCAAGGACGACGGCACGTGGGCCGGCATCGGCGAAGCTGGCGAACTGTGTGTGAAGGGCCCGCAAGTGATGAGGGGCTACTGGAATCGCCCGGACGAAACGGCGAAGGTGTTCGCCGATGGATGGCTCACGACCGGCGACATCGGCGTGATGGATGCGCGCGGCTATATCCGCCTCGTCGATCGCAAGAAGGACATGATTCTCGTGTCGGGATTCAATGTGTATCCGAACGAGATCGAGGACGTGCTGGCGATGCACCCCGGCGTGCGCGAGGTGGCGGCGATCGGCGTGCCCGATCCGGTGCAGGGCGAGCGCGTGAAGGTGTTCGTCGTGAAGCGCGACCCCACCCTCACCGAAGACGCGCTGATCCAGTTTTGCCGCCAGCAGCTCACGGGTTACAAGGTGCCGCGCCTTGTGGAGTTCCGCGAATCCCTGCCGCAATCGACCATAGGCAAGATCCTGCGCCGCCAGTTGCGCGACGAGGAAATCGCGAAAAACGCGAAGCAACCGCAGGCATGA
- a CDS encoding anti-sigma factor family protein, with protein MNDDDLGHGREGAPPGSPDGAAEEDLAMLGAFVDGELPAGEREALQAHLANDPRAAARVAAYRAQKAALQALCEGARAPGGGAAPGAAQPEAAPAVLVLRPRVPWWWRAGIAAAWVAVGAGLAVTASVLVPQLGGLAPEQVAGSASGAARSETPEAFARRADIAYAVYSPEQRHPVEVGAADEAHLVAWLSKRLGKPLSVPSLAEYGYTLVGGRLLPGNTGPAAQFMYENDAGERLTLYVGSSAAERDPVRLLRDGNRRTFYWSTERTGYALSGPQTEPKLHEIALEVCGALGGKPGQW; from the coding sequence ATGAATGACGACGATCTCGGCCACGGACGCGAAGGCGCGCCACCGGGTTCCCCTGACGGCGCCGCTGAAGAGGATCTTGCGATGCTGGGCGCTTTCGTCGACGGCGAACTGCCCGCGGGCGAGCGCGAAGCGCTGCAGGCGCACCTCGCGAACGATCCGCGCGCAGCGGCGCGAGTCGCGGCGTATCGCGCGCAGAAGGCTGCGCTGCAGGCGTTGTGCGAAGGCGCGCGCGCGCCGGGCGGCGGTGCTGCGCCCGGCGCCGCCCAACCAGAGGCCGCGCCAGCCGTGCTCGTGCTGCGCCCGCGCGTGCCGTGGTGGTGGCGCGCGGGCATCGCGGCGGCGTGGGTGGCAGTGGGTGCAGGGCTCGCGGTGACGGCCTCTGTGCTCGTGCCGCAGCTCGGGGGGCTGGCGCCAGAACAGGTCGCCGGCTCGGCGTCGGGGGCCGCGCGCAGCGAAACGCCCGAAGCGTTCGCGCGCCGCGCCGACATCGCCTATGCCGTCTATTCGCCGGAGCAGCGGCATCCCGTGGAAGTGGGCGCTGCCGACGAGGCGCATCTCGTCGCGTGGCTTTCGAAGCGCCTTGGCAAGCCGCTCTCGGTGCCGTCGCTCGCTGAGTACGGCTATACGCTCGTTGGCGGACGTCTCTTGCCCGGCAATACGGGGCCGGCTGCGCAGTTCATGTACGAGAACGATGCGGGCGAGCGCCTCACGCTCTATGTGGGCAGTTCGGCCGCGGAGCGAGACCCCGTGCGCCTCTTGCGCGACGGCAATCGCCGCACCTTCTACTGGAGCACCGAACGCACGGGCTATGCGCTCTCGGGTCCGCAGACCGAACCGAAATTGCACGAGATCGCGCTGGAGGTATGCGGCGCGCTGGGCGGCAAGCCCGGGCAGTGGTGA
- a CDS encoding MFS transporter: MSWTREQKNVTIAAYLGWTLDAFDFFLMVFVLKDIATEFNTKIPAVAFAITLTLAMRPLGALIFGRLADKYGRRPTLMINIACYSLLELLTGFSPNLTTFIVLRALFGVAMGGEWGVGSALTMETIPPKSRGIVSGLLQAGYPSGYLLASIVFGVLYQHIGWRGMFFVGVLPALLVVYVRMHVPESPAFKEMEKRARPSLISTLKHNWKLSLYAIVLMTAFNFFSHGTQDLYPTFLREQHHFDPHTVSIITIVLNIGAIVGGLFFGQVSEKIGRRKAIFIAALIALPVLPLWAFSQGPVLLALGAFLMQISVQGAWGVIPVHLNEISPDEVRATFPGLVYQLGNLFASVNATLQASLAETHNQDYSMAMAIVAGTVAIVIAVLIPFSRERRGIDMTQTAKEVSGV; the protein is encoded by the coding sequence ATGAGCTGGACGCGTGAACAGAAGAACGTCACGATCGCGGCGTACCTCGGATGGACGCTCGATGCATTCGATTTCTTTCTGATGGTTTTCGTTCTGAAAGACATCGCCACCGAATTCAACACCAAAATCCCGGCAGTGGCTTTTGCCATTACGCTGACACTGGCCATGCGCCCGCTCGGCGCGCTGATATTCGGCCGACTCGCCGATAAATACGGCCGCCGTCCCACGCTGATGATCAACATCGCGTGCTATTCCCTGCTCGAACTGCTCACGGGCTTCTCGCCCAACCTCACCACATTCATTGTCCTGCGCGCGCTCTTTGGCGTCGCGATGGGCGGCGAATGGGGCGTCGGTTCCGCGCTCACCATGGAAACCATTCCGCCCAAGTCGCGCGGCATCGTTTCCGGTCTGCTGCAGGCGGGTTATCCGAGCGGCTATCTGCTCGCCTCGATCGTGTTCGGCGTCCTGTATCAGCACATCGGCTGGCGCGGCATGTTCTTCGTCGGCGTGCTGCCTGCGCTGCTCGTGGTCTATGTGCGTATGCACGTGCCCGAGTCGCCGGCCTTCAAGGAGATGGAAAAGCGCGCGCGTCCGAGCCTCATCAGCACGCTCAAGCACAACTGGAAGCTTTCGCTCTACGCCATCGTCCTGATGACGGCGTTCAACTTCTTCTCGCACGGCACGCAGGATCTGTATCCGACCTTCCTGCGCGAACAGCATCACTTCGATCCGCACACGGTTTCGATCATCACCATCGTGCTCAATATCGGCGCGATCGTGGGCGGTCTCTTCTTCGGGCAGGTTTCCGAGAAGATCGGGCGCCGCAAGGCAATCTTCATCGCCGCGCTGATCGCGCTGCCTGTGCTGCCGCTGTGGGCCTTCTCGCAAGGCCCCGTGCTGCTCGCGCTCGGCGCGTTCCTCATGCAGATTTCGGTGCAAGGCGCCTGGGGCGTGATCCCGGTGCACCTCAACGAGATTTCGCCTGACGAAGTGCGTGCGACCTTCCCCGGCCTCGTCTATCAGCTCGGTAATCTGTTCGCTTCGGTGAATGCCACGCTGCAGGCGTCGCTTGCCGAAACGCACAACCAGGACTACTCGATGGCCATGGCGATCGTCGCCGGCACGGTCGCCATCGTGATTGCGGTGCTGATCCCGTTCAGCCGCGAACGTCGAGGCATCGACATGACGCAGACCGCGAAAGAGGTGTCGGGCGTCTGA
- a CDS encoding long-chain fatty acid--CoA ligase, with protein sequence MSTSAPTLAVNSPSSPSPHWPAQLSPHLSIPQTNLFYNAEVSAARYPDKPFIVFYDTPVTFAQFKDEAERVAGYLQQACGVKAGDRVLLYMQNSPQWVIAYYGILRANAVVVPVNPMNLTEELAHYVEDSGATTAFVAQDLYPRIAPLVREGEGDGLKHLLVATYSDYLKREPFSPPPEFVSAPRAVSGPGVAHWSDVLEAHCVPGALTAGPDDLCVMPYTSGTTGKPKGCVHTHRSVMATAVGGCNWFGSNQDAVQLSVLPLFHVTGMQGGMNSPIYNGSTVVLLPRWDRDAAARAIEHYRINGWQAISTMVVDFISNPRIHEYDLSSLAWMRGGGATMPDAVVKKLKDLTGLDFVEGYGMSETMAGTHINPPQRPKPQCLGIPVFDVDSRVVDPITLEEVPPGESGELIMHAPQVMQGYWRNPKATSEAFVERDGKRFLRTGDLVRRDEEGYYFMTDRLKRMINASGYKVWPAEVEALMYRHPAINEVCIIGTQDVRRGETVKAVVVLDPKQVGSVNEDDIIAWAHDNMAAYKAPRIVQFVDSLPKSGSGKILWRKLQEEEAEARSSA encoded by the coding sequence ATGTCCACGTCTGCCCCGACGCTTGCCGTCAACTCGCCATCTTCGCCATCGCCACATTGGCCCGCGCAGCTTTCGCCGCATCTGAGCATTCCGCAGACGAACCTCTTCTATAACGCAGAGGTCTCGGCGGCGCGCTATCCCGACAAACCGTTCATCGTCTTCTACGACACGCCCGTCACGTTCGCGCAGTTCAAGGACGAGGCTGAGCGCGTGGCCGGCTATCTGCAGCAAGCGTGCGGCGTGAAGGCTGGCGACCGCGTTCTGCTCTACATGCAGAACAGCCCGCAGTGGGTCATCGCTTACTACGGCATCCTGCGTGCCAACGCCGTGGTCGTGCCGGTCAATCCGATGAACCTCACCGAGGAGCTCGCGCACTACGTGGAAGACAGCGGCGCGACGACGGCTTTCGTCGCGCAGGATCTCTACCCGCGTATTGCGCCGCTCGTGCGCGAAGGCGAGGGCGATGGCCTGAAGCATCTACTCGTTGCGACGTATAGCGACTATCTGAAGCGCGAGCCGTTTTCGCCGCCGCCCGAATTCGTGAGCGCGCCGCGCGCCGTGAGCGGTCCGGGCGTCGCGCACTGGTCCGACGTGCTCGAAGCGCATTGCGTGCCCGGAGCGCTTACCGCCGGCCCCGACGACCTCTGCGTGATGCCGTACACCTCGGGCACCACGGGCAAGCCCAAAGGCTGCGTGCATACGCATCGCAGCGTGATGGCGACGGCCGTGGGCGGTTGCAACTGGTTCGGCAGTAATCAGGATGCCGTACAACTTTCCGTGTTGCCGCTCTTTCACGTAACAGGCATGCAGGGCGGCATGAACAGCCCGATCTACAACGGCTCGACCGTGGTGCTGCTGCCGCGCTGGGATCGCGACGCCGCGGCGCGTGCGATCGAGCACTACCGCATCAACGGCTGGCAGGCGATCTCGACGATGGTGGTGGACTTCATTTCGAACCCGCGCATTCACGAGTACGACCTGTCCAGCCTTGCCTGGATGCGCGGCGGCGGCGCGACGATGCCCGACGCGGTGGTGAAGAAGCTGAAGGATCTGACCGGGCTCGACTTCGTCGAAGGCTATGGCATGTCGGAAACCATGGCGGGCACCCATATCAATCCGCCGCAGCGTCCCAAGCCGCAGTGTCTCGGCATTCCGGTGTTCGATGTCGACTCGCGTGTGGTCGATCCGATTACGCTGGAAGAGGTGCCGCCCGGCGAATCGGGCGAACTGATCATGCACGCGCCGCAAGTGATGCAGGGCTACTGGCGCAACCCCAAGGCGACCAGCGAAGCGTTCGTCGAACGCGACGGCAAGCGCTTCCTGCGCACGGGCGACCTCGTGCGGCGCGACGAGGAAGGCTATTACTTCATGACCGATCGCCTCAAGCGCATGATCAACGCGTCGGGCTACAAGGTCTGGCCGGCCGAGGTCGAAGCGCTGATGTACCGGCACCCCGCGATCAACGAGGTGTGCATCATCGGCACGCAGGACGTGCGCCGCGGCGAGACCGTAAAGGCAGTCGTCGTGCTCGATCCGAAGCAGGTCGGCAGCGTCAACGAAGACGACATCATCGCCTGGGCGCACGACAACATGGCGGCGTACAAAGCGCCTCGCATCGTGCAATTCGTCGACTCGCTGCCGAAATCGGGCAGCGGCAAGATTCTGTGGCGCAAGCTGCAGGAAGAAGAGGCCGAGGCCCGGAGCAGCGCCTGA
- a CDS encoding FAD-binding oxidoreductase, producing MSDTAPTLPPGIDEARFARALAAFERIVGAPNVCREGASLEPYFDPFVPVADAHAFAPSAAILPANVEEIRAILRVANETRVPLWTVSTGRNFAYGGAAPRLAGSVVLDLQRLNRILEVDERLAWARVEPGVSYFDLHAHLREQHLRLWVDPPAAGWGSVVGNTLERGFGTTAYGDHAASQCGIEVVLANGDVVRTGMGAIENGTAWQLYRPGYGPSFDALFTQSNYGVVTKMGLWLMPAPQAFVIGEIQFAREDDLGVLVDTLRALQLGGTIRQHAAIEGAIRRAASLAPRSRWYEGEGAMPEAAVAAMQRDLGVGRWNLHYALYGAPEVIDMERRIVERAFAGVPGVRFFARRYAEGEEPQGGADRNLAGIPAMSAFRMLDWRGGEGAHVDFSPLCPADGRDALRQYALVKARAAEYGFDYYGGFTAAGRYLHHVFAAIFARERRDDAARAGDLLRALMSDAGAAGYGVYRSHLLYMDYAAAQYAFNDGALLRLAQTVKDALDPQGVLSPGKQGVWPAAWRAQRGYT from the coding sequence ATGAGCGACACCGCGCCCACCTTGCCTCCCGGCATCGACGAGGCCCGTTTCGCGCGTGCGCTCGCCGCGTTCGAACGCATTGTCGGTGCGCCGAACGTCTGCCGTGAAGGCGCGTCGCTCGAGCCGTATTTCGACCCGTTCGTGCCGGTTGCCGATGCCCATGCCTTCGCACCATCGGCTGCGATCCTCCCCGCGAATGTCGAAGAGATCCGCGCGATCCTGCGCGTGGCGAACGAAACGCGCGTGCCGCTCTGGACCGTTTCCACGGGACGCAACTTCGCCTATGGCGGCGCCGCACCGCGCCTGGCAGGCTCGGTCGTGCTCGACCTGCAGCGCCTGAACCGCATTCTCGAGGTGGACGAGCGCCTCGCGTGGGCGCGCGTCGAGCCCGGCGTGAGCTACTTCGATCTGCATGCGCACTTGCGCGAGCAGCATCTGCGCCTGTGGGTCGATCCGCCCGCGGCGGGCTGGGGCAGCGTAGTCGGCAACACGCTCGAGCGCGGCTTTGGCACGACCGCCTACGGCGACCACGCCGCGTCGCAGTGCGGCATTGAGGTCGTGCTCGCCAACGGCGACGTTGTGCGCACCGGCATGGGCGCGATCGAAAACGGCACGGCGTGGCAACTTTACAGGCCGGGCTACGGGCCTTCGTTCGACGCGCTCTTCACGCAGTCGAACTACGGCGTCGTCACGAAGATGGGACTCTGGCTCATGCCGGCGCCGCAGGCGTTCGTGATCGGCGAGATTCAGTTTGCGCGCGAGGACGATCTCGGCGTGCTCGTCGATACGCTGCGCGCACTGCAACTTGGCGGCACGATACGCCAGCACGCCGCGATCGAAGGCGCGATCCGGCGAGCAGCCAGCCTCGCCCCGCGCTCACGCTGGTACGAAGGCGAGGGTGCAATGCCCGAGGCCGCGGTCGCCGCGATGCAGCGCGATCTGGGCGTGGGCCGCTGGAATTTGCACTACGCGCTTTATGGCGCGCCCGAGGTAATCGACATGGAACGGCGCATTGTCGAGCGTGCGTTCGCTGGCGTACCCGGCGTGCGTTTCTTTGCGCGGCGCTATGCCGAAGGCGAAGAACCGCAAGGCGGTGCTGACCGCAATCTCGCCGGCATTCCGGCGATGAGCGCGTTTCGCATGCTCGACTGGCGCGGCGGCGAGGGTGCGCACGTGGACTTCTCGCCGCTGTGTCCCGCCGACGGCCGCGACGCGCTGCGCCAGTACGCGCTCGTCAAGGCGCGCGCGGCGGAGTACGGTTTCGATTACTACGGCGGTTTCACCGCGGCGGGGCGCTATCTGCATCACGTGTTCGCGGCGATCTTTGCGCGCGAGCGCCGTGACGACGCGGCGCGCGCGGGCGATCTGCTACGCGCGCTGATGAGCGACGCCGGCGCGGCCGGCTACGGCGTATACCGCTCGCATCTGCTCTACATGGATTACGCCGCGGCGCAGTATGCGTTTAACGACGGCGCGCTGCTGCGCCTCGCGCAAACCGTGAAGGACGCGCTCGATCCGCAGGGCGTGCTCTCGCCGGGCAAACAGGGCGTGTGGCCCGCGGCCTGGCGTGCGCAACGCGGCTATACGTGA
- a CDS encoding SDR family oxidoreductase has translation MRVREMFELGGQVALITGGSRGLGLQMAQALGEMGCHVVITARKADELAEAASHLQELGVKATTIVSDLQRAEAVKPLVDETLAACGQIDILVNNAGATWGAPAEDYPDEAWHKVMNLNVNAPFFLAREVGKRSMIPRQRGKIINVASIAGLKGSLGPMQTIAYNTSKAAAINFTRALAAEWGKYNINVNAICPGFFPSKMSAGLLDKLGQVVIDHTPLHRLGDDDDLKGAVVFLASQASRHMTGQYLAVDGGASIV, from the coding sequence ATGCGGGTCAGGGAAATGTTCGAGCTGGGTGGTCAGGTCGCACTCATCACCGGCGGCTCGCGCGGGCTGGGTTTGCAGATGGCGCAGGCGCTAGGCGAGATGGGCTGCCATGTGGTGATCACGGCGCGCAAGGCCGACGAACTCGCCGAGGCGGCGAGCCATTTGCAGGAACTCGGCGTCAAGGCGACCACGATCGTGAGCGATCTGCAGCGCGCCGAAGCGGTGAAACCGCTCGTGGACGAAACGCTGGCGGCCTGCGGGCAGATCGACATTCTCGTGAACAATGCGGGCGCCACGTGGGGCGCTCCCGCGGAGGACTATCCTGACGAGGCGTGGCACAAGGTCATGAACCTGAACGTGAACGCGCCGTTCTTCCTCGCGCGTGAAGTGGGCAAGCGCAGCATGATCCCGCGGCAGCGCGGCAAGATCATCAACGTGGCTTCGATCGCCGGCCTGAAGGGCTCGCTCGGGCCCATGCAGACCATCGCGTACAACACCTCGAAGGCGGCGGCCATCAATTTCACGCGCGCGTTGGCCGCCGAATGGGGCAAGTACAACATCAACGTGAATGCGATTTGCCCTGGCTTCTTTCCCTCGAAAATGTCGGCGGGTTTGCTCGACAAGCTGGGGCAGGTGGTGATCGACCATACGCCACTGCACCGTCTAGGCGACGACGACGATCTCAAGGGCGCCGTGGTGTTTCTTGCGAGCCAGGCGTCGCGGCATATGACGGGCCAGTATCTCGCCGTCGACGGCGGCGCGAGCATCGTCTGA
- a CDS encoding porin: MRHTQIASAIGGLALALACQHSFAQSSVTLYGIVDTSIRYLTNANSHNDNELQMTQGPITGSRWGLKGSEDLGGGLSAVFRLENGFNLWNGQLAQSNTLFNRMAYVGISSNKYGTVTMGRQNTPLFDQLGNTFDPLTVGNFDQDGWLPGALGYGLRENNSVKYDGKFGGLEVEGMYSFGGVAGSVGANNMYGFTATYAAGPVQLLAGYQQNSDLENNKYRVANLGAVYALGPVHLYGGWLWGQDNTGMVDQFMAAANSPAANFPRTVTKTNRIDNGLYAGATWQVSSPLQLTAAYYYDHAKNGLNEDGATLSTGVRYSAVLLAEYSLSKRTEVYGTVDFMRGTGSATADFPGRNNQTGVAVGFRNIF; encoded by the coding sequence GTGAGACACACCCAGATCGCATCGGCCATCGGCGGCCTCGCCCTCGCCCTGGCTTGCCAGCACAGCTTCGCGCAAAGCTCGGTCACGCTGTACGGCATTGTCGACACCAGCATCCGTTACCTCACGAACGCTAACTCGCACAACGACAACGAGTTGCAGATGACGCAAGGTCCGATCACCGGCAGCCGTTGGGGCCTGAAGGGTTCCGAGGACCTGGGCGGCGGCCTTTCAGCCGTCTTCCGCCTCGAAAACGGGTTCAACCTCTGGAACGGCCAACTGGCGCAGTCGAATACGCTGTTCAACCGGATGGCGTACGTTGGGATCTCGAGCAACAAGTACGGCACGGTCACGATGGGCCGCCAGAACACGCCACTGTTCGATCAGCTCGGTAACACCTTCGACCCGCTGACCGTCGGCAACTTCGACCAGGACGGCTGGCTGCCGGGCGCGCTCGGCTACGGTCTGCGTGAGAACAACTCGGTCAAGTACGACGGCAAATTCGGCGGCCTCGAGGTCGAAGGCATGTACAGCTTCGGCGGCGTGGCGGGCAGCGTCGGCGCGAACAACATGTACGGCTTCACGGCCACCTACGCGGCCGGTCCGGTCCAGCTGCTCGCAGGCTACCAGCAGAACAGCGACTTGGAGAACAACAAGTACCGCGTGGCCAACCTCGGCGCGGTCTACGCGCTCGGTCCGGTTCACCTGTACGGCGGCTGGCTGTGGGGCCAGGACAACACGGGCATGGTGGACCAGTTCATGGCGGCCGCGAACTCGCCCGCCGCGAACTTCCCGCGGACGGTGACGAAAACCAACCGCATCGACAACGGCCTCTATGCCGGTGCAACGTGGCAGGTGAGCTCCCCGCTGCAACTGACCGCAGCGTACTACTACGACCACGCCAAGAACGGCCTGAACGAAGACGGCGCGACGCTGAGCACCGGTGTGCGCTACTCGGCCGTGCTGCTGGCCGAATACTCACTGTCCAAGCGCACCGAAGTGTATGGCACGGTCGACTTCATGCGCGGCACCGGCTCGGCAACCGCCGACTTCCCGGGTCGCAACAATCAGACCGGCGTCGCAGTCGGCTTCCGCAACATCTTCTGA